aatcatctgcatatctattgaattgaacatccgacatattcattgttcacattgtttagtatTCTCATTGTCTATCTATACTTTTcgtttgataaatttaattaaattatgtaacagttatcaaattaatttatttttcatttattttttcacaaaatgtTCCATTCTTCCCAAAACtagaaagaagaagctaaagcaTGGTAACCAGTAGGTAAACCTAACCAACCACGTTTCccacttttttttgtttaacaaaATTTCCAAAACTGTAATAATCTAGAAAATGTAACACAACCCATTCATCACTTTGGaataggaattccaattctgCGATTCACCGATTCCAATTACGCAAACGaattagaaagaaaagaaggaactTGTCATGGGTTCGGGTTTCGGAGAATCCAATAAGGTTCGCTGGAGCGTCTTCGATGGCGTCAGGATCATTGCCGCCACGCCGGAGGCTCTCATGGTGGAGATCGACTCCGCAATCTCCACTCTCGAATACACACGCGCCACCGCTACCCTCGACTCCGCCTCCTCCTCCGCTGCCGCAGACGGCGGCGGATACGACGAACGCGTGGCGGATGAGGCATATAAGGCCGGATGCGCAGCCTTGGCAGCAGGTAAGATTGAAGAGGCGCTCGGATCTCTGAAGGTATCTCTATCGAAGTGCCCGCCGGAAAAGACAGCGGCGGTGACAAAACTTCAGTCTTTGATCTCTCTCACATCCCAGCAGATTCAGAATCAAAGATCTAAATCTAAatctaattctaattctaattcAAAGTGACATGAGACTCTAGCAATCATTGTTGTAAATTTGAAATCTTACATGAAATTGAAGCTAAGGTGTTTGTTATTATGCCTTTGTGTAAAACAAGCAGCACCATTGAAATCTAGCTTCTTCATTACAGTTGCTTTGATTAATGAAAGATCTTGTTCTCATTCTTTCACATCATCAAGCTCATGCTCCAATATTTTTAGCTTTGCAATTTCAAAAGTAAATCAATAAAAACCTAATAGAAATGACATTGTAAAACAATTAGAACAAACTAAGTCATCATTCAATAGAACTAACATGCCTACTCAAACACACACAAATATAACTAACTTTTATAATCATTACAATTCTaagcaaaaattattttcacatCTGATTAGATACTAGTATAAGACTTATTTAAGCTATTATCCAACCCCATTACAATCATAATGTTTAGTAATGGGGGAGCAAACATTTATGCCATAGGAAATAAAGGTTAGCCAAATCTCCTTGGATTTCATCTTATTTTGATCATTTGAATAAATGAAATGTGattcttcttattatttttcttgttcatttttattctttgttATTAATCATCCTAACAAATTTTGGAGAATAACTAATGTTAGGTAGCAGACAACTATatgggaaaaagaaaaaaggaaaactatttttgaaaagaagatatatataaataatgaatggtttttctctattcaaaagaaaaaaaatataggttttttttagtttcgataattttattaaaattcgacacaaattttaaaactcaaaaaccacttaaaaattatttaagaaattaCTTATTAACTaaatatctttatatcaaaactAATTTGAGTTGATCGATTTGTTTACTCACTCGTTTGCTTAAACAAGTGCTGGCAgaggaaaaccaaaaaaaaaaaattataaagtatAAGATCTGTGATTTATGAAATGTGCCAACTCTTTGATAGCATAAACCATAAAGTGAGGAATAGGCATTGGCAAAACATGTTGAGCCATGGAAGGGTAACAGTCTTATCAATGAATCAAATTATTCATACATAGGGCCTAGGGGTATATAGAATCCACCTTTTATGTCATGCTAGTCAATTTTAAGTGGATGCAATAAGGCCACTTAGCTCAAATAATGTACCAAAGCTTTTGTCAATTTTTGGATTACTTTTTCAATTGGGGGACATAGACATTATTGACCAATCAAAGCAAATTTATCTGATAGCAGTATCAATTTGGTGGCATGTCCTATTAACCTTATCACTTTAGCTTTAAGTTCATCTCTGAATAAGCACTAACACAATTAAATTAACAAATCTATGAAGGCTATTCATGGTAATTAAAGGTAAATTAAATTACTGTGCTTATTATATAGCAGTCAAACAAGCATTTGAATTACAAAGAGAATTTTGTTTCCATTCATTTAAAAATGTCTTCTAGGCCATTGATAACTTGCCTTTACCTTCAAGAACGGAAGGCTTAGTGGCTTCAGTAAGTTGCAAGGCCACTATCAATAATAAAGCAGCTCCATTTCAGGACCAATGAAACGTACATACACTGAATTATTGGTGTTCATTAATTAGTAatagggttttttttttctaaataaattaaaaacaaataaattactTGATTCAGctgaaacaaaattaattacacAAATGTCGtttcttatattatataaatcataCTAAGGTTGTGTGAGTTAGGATTTAAATGTAAATCGTCACATCTTACGACGATTTACATTTTTAACTTTATGCATGCAAATCATGTTAGGGTGTCCTAAGGTTAGGAAAGTACATAAATTGCAAAAGTTAATTAGAATTTAAGTCTTAAATCAATATTCGATTAGTTAGATTGACAAGTACTTCTTTCTAAAAGATCAATTTGAAAATTAAGCCTTAATTACAAAGAACTAAGTTTTAGAATAGTCATATTGTctataaaaatttcaataataCTTAATTAGAATTTCTTTCAGTAGAAGAATATTTGTGGTTTTATCAATAATTGCATTTTAACCCCCTTGAATTTTCATCAACAACTTGAATTATCTAAAATGTGCAAACTACCTCAAATAAATTCATTATACTTCCGTGATGTTAGTGCAAATTTTCCacttacaattttaaaattatgcaaCTTTATTGTGTTAGTCTGCATATTTCAAAAAGTGTAGGGGCTAATTTGTAATACTTTTAAGTTTTAGAGATCAAAATACATATGATGTAAAGATTAGAGGAGTAAAAAGAAATTATCTTAAAAAAGCATATATATAATGTATTCTTCTCTTGTATGACAAGTTGATTAATGAAATTCTAGAATGGGTGTATTCTATCATGAAGATCCACCAAACCACCACACAAAGAGATGCAAAATATTTGCAGCTACCATAAAGGAAGTGTTTTCTTTCAACTGCCAAAATTCTTGTAGAAAGCTTTCCATTGCAAGCCTTGATGATGAGGAGTTCCCAGCAATCACTGATCTTGAAGAGGAACAACAAGTATGTATATTTCACTTCACCACAATCCTTATAACATGATGTttcattttcatgttttttttgcATACCACAAACCATAGTTTGAAAGGTGGTTGTGCAAACTAGAATTCATTTCAACATATTTGGTATAATCATTATTACATTTCAACcatagttttttttgtttaataaatgTTATGTAAACAATGATTTGGACAAAAGTATTATATCTCCATTTAGTTTTAAGCTTTAACATgttttaataattatcaatcaatacATAAActgtttttttattgttagatcaaacaaactttttaatttgaatgtgAAATTCATTGTTAAGCTTTTAAAGTTAGTTATACTGTGCTTTAGGTGGTTGTTATGGCGGTTAGAAGGCGCCAAGCCATGGAGAAACAGAAGCACAAGCCAGGCTTATATGTCACACAAActataacaacaaaagaaaaaaaagagggtGGTAATGAAGAACATGATGATCAAAGAGAAGAGTTTTGTTCTGTTAAGAGTTGCTTCTCATGTTGTTCTTCTTCCAATGCTGCTGCTGTGAGTGATGAAGCATTCTGTTCTGTGAAGACAAACCTCTCGAGATGTAATTCAAGCATCAATGAAGCTGTTGAGTTGTTTCCGCCGCCAGAGTATTGGAAGCGTTCGATTATTCGGGAGCTTTGTCATTGTGAGGGATGGCCTTTTGGTCTCTGCCGGAAAGCTGTGTTGCTTCCACCATTGCCTAAGTCACCTTCTGAATCATGGTTGTcaagaaaaatacaaagaagTTCTAAGGATGCTACTTGAAGAGCATATTTAGAAGCATGATAGTGATGACTGATGAGTGATAAGCAATAAAAATTGTTGGATTCTATGTTGTTAGAGTTGGTATTTTGAGACTTTAAGGTCACGGGTTCAAAATCCGAGAACAGTTGAGGTATGTTATTTGTATTCACCTTTCTTGTATACTTAGTTGACAACACTTCTTTGTTATTAAATCCAATGATAAGAGTGCATAATAAGAACAAACTAGAACTCAGTCCATACACCCTCTCAACCCCATTTTTATGTTATCAATGACAACTATTTTCAGTTTCAGTCTTAAACTGACTCCTAAGTATATATAGATGCTGCTTATTTTGCACTTCATATTACTGTTATATCTCAGCAATTGTATCAATGAGAAGATTAATGATATAGTACcaataaagtaaataaattctGTGTTCCTACCTACTGATTttgttaattgaatttttttagatcATTGTTATAGAATTCGACCCAAGTTGGAGAAAGAATATTTAATTTGTGAATTATCCTCTCGGCGATGCCAACAAGAATAACTcgaattaaacaaaatatacatCATACTAAAAACGTATAGAAACTAATAACCAAAATATAACAGATCctcaaacaaacaaataatgaGTAACATTATGTGACAAAACACGAATATATCTCTTCATGTCTTTTGTTGAGTACTCAAGTGTTATGTTTGCCTTGTTTTGACTTTCTCCCAAATGATTTCACCATGCTAACCACTCGTATCATTCTAATTTTGCCGACTCACTTCATGTATCCCACTTTCATTGCCATGCACTTATATTTATGTGATCTATTTCactcaataattattatttgtcaTAGCCACACTCTCTCATTCCTTTCTTGCCTTAAAATCTTCAGGGTTTCTATACTTGACCCCAATATTTTGTAGGAAATGCTTTATTCCATAAGCTTTATTTCTTAGTTCCATTGCTCCCAAGAAGTACTTTCCTCCGCATTTAGCCACTTTACTATCCTCTTGTTGTCAATAAAGATCACAGTACCCTCATTGCTATCACCGCCGTTGTCGCCAAGATGCCCTGCCACTGTGCCACCGCTAGAGAAGGAGAGCTCGCCGACTGTCCTGCCCAGCCCAGCTTGGTTTTGTGACTTTGTCCTCTGTTTTGGGGGAGGGATAGAGTTGGATATTAAAAAGTTACATGAAggtgtttttgaaaataaatgttattaaaatttcagttgcgtctctaaaaattttaatttccatGTCTCTATTGTCTGGAGCTACGAGACACAAAACAGTCATCGAGTCTCAGTACCAATACTCTATAGGCCCATACCAAAGGCAGTTCATTTTCTTCTTGGATATAGAAATATAAACATCTGAAAACAATACTAATTAGTAGAGCTATGGTATATCTCAAATTCTCAATTAACAAATGGATGAGGACTTCTTAACCATGGTGATAAACGGGCATAATGACAAAAATGGGTACCAAAATTTAACAATATGTTTTGGCTTTGTTACAGATAAACTAACACTGGTTTTTCTGCTGAATACATCTCCCCATTCATGAAAACGGACTCAATTCAATTAAACATTGTTGATGCTTCCATATTCTGTTACATATCGCCAATAATGTATTATATTATTACCAAAAGACCAAGTTCACCTCTATTACATGTATTTGCAGGTATAACATGTATGCACGAATAACAAAACTAAGCATATAAACAATGAACAACTGAAAGAAAATAATGTAAAAGGATTTTATCAAGTTAACAAAAAGTAAGCCCTCTTATTTTCCATAGCATCAATCCGTttagaacaaaaatattagGAGAAAACACACATTAAAGGGTGTACGGGCATCTGAAGCATGATATTTGCAACACAAAAACAACTATGACATTGATTCTGAAATGTCTTTCTATGCTCTTTGCTCAACATAGGAACCTGCAAGTCCAGAGGTTCCAAGAACAGTTACCTGCAAGAGAGAACCATGATTAGAAAAGATAATAGAAAATGACTGCAGTTATTAACAACTACAACATAGCAGAATACCAAATTAGGAAACTTTGTGAAAATAATTCAAGGAAGGATCGGAGAACAGGGATGAACAAGCTGAAAGGATAATCAACAAAATCTGCATACATTCCAAAGACTAGAGTAAATGTTGCAATTTGCAAATGCGCACAAAATTTGAAATCATAGTTTGTTGATTGGGTGCTGATGGAAATTTCGCGTCTCCTTGTCGTAAACCACTAATGATGCTGTGCTGTCGAATGGTGGTATCATGGCAAATACCAGAGTGAAAGTGGCAGCTTTTTTGCATAGTTCACCTGAATTTTTCATTCAGCCATGGGGGTTTAGAAACTTGCCCCCATTGGCCACCATACTCCACCATGGACAATGACTTTTGAAAGCTTAAATATGCTTGAAATATGAATCGGAGTTTGAAGAAGGGGAAGGAGTCCTTGACCCGCAACAGATGGAGGAGGATTTATTCAATCACATAGTTTGGGTAAATAAGAGGGAACAAGTGAAATCTATGATACCTTTCCCCACTCTGAACCAAGGCCACTGCACCTCATTTTTAAGTGTATCATCTTTGTGCCCAACTCGGCCTCCACCTTTTTCCGCAGATAGGTCTCATCAGGCCCGAAGGAATCCAAATAGGTTGAGTAGCGATTGAAAATGGTAATGAGAGCATTTTTCATATGCTCTGGCAAAGGCTTTACATCCTATGGAAAGAAACCAGATTATGAAATTAATTTGAAGGGTGAACAGGAACGTAATGTCATCTTATAGGTGAATAAAGCTAAATCAAAATACCTCGCCACTCATTCCAACACTGTCATCCAGTTCCATTTTTAAGGTAGTTAGGATCCCACCAAACTCCTCAACAGCTTCAGCTGCCCGAAACACGTTAGTCACAGTATCCTTGCCAGCTTTGTCATCTGTATCTTTGGATAAAGCTGCCTTCGCATCTTCAATGACAGAATCCGGAAGATCACTCCAACTTACAGCCATCAAATCCTTCAAGAGATTGTGAAGCTGAGGGTCTTTAATGTTAGGCGTGTGGGACACATCTTCGCTATAGAATCGCAAGCTTCCCAAGCCCATTGAGAGAGGAGCACAAAATTCTGCAACAAAATCAACATAGTTTGTAGCCTCCACAAAAGTATGACTCACATCCAGAACGAAAATGAGCACAAGATAATAACTTCCTTTTCCAAATTAACACATCTAGAATTTGGAAGTTTTGATCTGACTCTATAGCAGCAGCATCAATCTTTGCAACGTAAACCATTGAAATTCAAATAGTAGCATCACGGTAATGCTTTATTCAGCTTCAACATGTCACAAAAACACACCAACCCCACAATGCATTGAAATTGACAGCCAGAAAAGTACCAAACAATCCTAATTTAAACTATTAGATGAGTGTCTTTGTCAGTGAATGATAATTAAAACTTTCATAAACTCAGCTAGAAATTTCAAAAGGAATCTAACCCAATATAAGTCCAATATGCAATAGCAAGGGATTATTAGTTCATTTCGGGTATTACACATCCAAGTCAATTAAAACATGAACTTTAAGCTCACTGAATACctacatatatattttacagGGTCCACATCAATAAATTGAATACTTAATCAAATACAAAATCCAATCACGCAAAGGAACCCTAATTCCAcattaatttaatcattaaaaaaatctaacttTTTGACAATGTTTTCGGATCAAAATCGACTTTTTTAGCACAAATTACAGCTCCTAACCCAAAAATATAGAAGAAATCGCGAGTGTGTACCTTGAGAGATGCGATTAGGGTTGCGAGAGGGagagaggctgaaaagggctggACGCAGAAAACGGTTGAGGTGGCGAGGAGGAAGCTTGTGGTGGTGTTGGTTGGTGGAAGCGGCGAGACAGCGAGATCTGGAGGAGAGTAATCGGAGCAGTGATCTGAGTGACGCCATTTTCTGCATGTTTTAGCAACAAACTCAGAAGAAGGAAGAACGAAAAGAAGAAACAGCAGCTGCTCGATGCAACTTTTTTCTCAGTTTTGTTTGCCCCGGTTTTGTTTCTCAGGAAATTTTTGGTTAAGGACGCTAATGACGAATTAAACTATTGTAATAACTAATAGTTAAcaaactattaaaattaaattgtctcactctaactttctttttttttttttttgtaaccaCTGTCTAGGGAAGTTAGTGCCACTGTGTAAGAAtgttttttatacaaatttaaatatagtaTCAGATCATcaagttttaaatttattatttaaaaaattatctaaattatttaataattgtgtaaaatattttatattataaatacattaaattatTGTCAGCaggtaaaatatattaattaacataaaatgaattaaaataatgaaTATTCGATTAGATAAAATTATGTATCAATTCAAATATCTAAGGTTAGAAAGACAATATTTAAAATCAatcaatttataattataagagtaaatagttaaattagtcTCCAAAAAATGGCCCAATCTCCAAATTGGTcccagaaaaaataaattaatcaaaaatgttctccaaaaattttaaattggtaACGTTAGTCCTTTCGTCTCCCTTTGTTAACTCCGTCAATGACGCTGTTGAATGTTGCTTATGTGACCGCCAGTGTATCATATCAACATGCCAGGTTGGTGCAGAATGGCTGATGACAAGATATGTTTCGCTATTTATGTCAAACTAGTCCTAGATAtgtaaaccctaatcccttcTTCATGTGAAATGCCATTGTTGCTGCAGCATCAAATTGATTCTGCAGAGGCCAAAATTGTTGTGGAACTGCATCATGGGTAGCGTAAGTGGGGTCGCATTCGACAACTGTCGCAGTCACATGGAAGCAATACTTCGAGTTCGTCGCTGTGCTGGTGGAGGAAGAACACGGATCAAGTGTGCTTTTGTGGGTTGAAGACGGCGATAAAGAAGTCTGGGACAATAGAGAATCCAGATAGATTGTTTCATACTTGCCCAAGATACCGAGTGAGTTATGAATATAGTTTTCTTCAAGCTCTTAATTATTTGTGTAGGATTTTGAAATTTCTGTAACCTAATGTTTTGCAGAAGGGCAGCTACTGCAATTACTTTAGGTGGGTTGGATGATGAGTATGAAGGATTAGATGGTGTAAAGGGAGATGTTAAAATTGATGCAGAAATGGAGAGTGATGTTGTTGTCTTGAATCATAACCTATCATGGAAAATGATGAGCTTAGAAGTTAAAGTTAGAGCACTTATTATGCAACTGTATTTTGGATTAATAGTTGTGATTGTGATTTTTATGATTATGTGTATGCTCTTTAGTGTCAAGTAAAGCAGTTATTGTGAAATTGTGGAGGTTGTGAACCTTCTTAGTTTGCtgttattttatatgaataaactTCTGAGTAAACCTGTTCATATGCCATGTTCATGTTTTTTTACTATTACAAAGTCTCTACATGCACTATTTTTCTTGATCATAACATAATTTTAGCAAATCAGAAGaaacagaattaaaataaagtGAACTAGGATTCGCATAACATAACCAATGATCTACCAATTTTCATTGTCTCAAATTCAAGTAACAACACTATTTTAAGATGATAATAACATAAAAGTAAAAACTAATAGTTAAAAGGGTAAACTGAAAAAGCCTAATATCAGTTTATACTAAAGTTATTTTTACTTAAAAGGCTATAAAAAAAACAGGACTATCCAATATACCACAACTGCGACATTATCTACCACAACTATCCaatattacaaaatattttaattaaaaaacatatcaaatttaatatcaatttgtgtatattttaattaatatttaaataatataatatttattaaaatgtattttatatttttattaatttatcttcCGCGTGCGATGCGCGGGTTTTactctaattattttatttaaatttatcaaCTCAGGTACCATTTGTCCATTTGTGACTATTAAGTCGTTAAAATTGTGGTTATAAATTTAGAATGAAATAGTAACCTCTTGTTATTCTTATTGCTATTTTGACTCAACTATAAAAACACCAATATGTTGCTGCCATGGACCGAATGAAGGTCACGTGACATTGACATGAGGACCAAAATCCTCCacaagaattatttattttgccagCAGCCAAGAACTATACATTCAAACCAACACCATCCATCTCAAAGCTTCTCTTATCCTCACTCAATCACTCTCCAATCCTTAACTCCATGGAAAGCAGCACAAACTCAACAACCATAGCTCAAGAATTCCCTCATACTATTCGTGTCTTTACCGACGGTCGTGTTGAGAGGCTTAGGGGAACAGATATTGTCCCACCTTCCCTTTACCCTCACAGTGTTGTCTCATCCAAAGACATCACACTTGACTCGCAAAACAACATCGCCGCACGTCTCTTCCTCCCCCCACCACAAAGCACCGGTAACCACAAGCTCCCTATCGTGATCTACTTTCATGGTGGTGCCTTTTGTGTCAACTCACCCTTTAATGCAGCATATCATAACTACCTTACTGCTTTGGTCTCCAAGGCCAACGTAGTGGCAGTTTCTGTTCAGTATAGGCTAGCACCGGAACATCCTCTTCCCGCCGCATATGATGACGCTTGGACTGCACTGCAATGGGTGGCTTCTCATGGGAAGAACAATGGACCTGAGCCTTGGTTAAATGAGCATGCTGATTTTGGAAGAGTATTTTTGGCGGGTGATAGTGCCGGTGCTAACATAGTTCATAACATAGTTATGATGGCTGGGCACCCTGATATGAATCTTGGCATAGACATTCTAGGGGCTTGTTTGAGTCACCCATATTTTTGGGGTTCAACTCCGATTGGATCGGAAGCGTTAGAACCAGGTCAAAAGGAGTTAGTTGATCGAATTTGGCCGTTTATATGTCCATCGATGCCAGAGTGTGACAACCTGTGGGTTAACCCAATGGCAGAGGATGCACCAAGCTTGGCTTGGTTGGGTTGTCGGAGAGTGTTTGTGTGCATAGCAGAGAAGGATGTACTGAAGGATAGAGGGAGGCTTTACTATGATGCCTTGAGTCGAAGCGGTTGGACCGGCGTGGTGGAGATTGAGGAGACTCAAGGGAAGGGTCATGTATTTCATATACATGATCTTGAATGTGACCAGGCAAAGGAACTGATCACAAGCATGGCTGAATTCTTTAACAGGGACGCCCCTCCAATTTAGTTTCAATATCACCATTTTGTTCTTTGTTCACTATGTTCAACTTTTATTAGAGTATGTGACTTTATAATCTTTCAAGCCAATTTGTGCATGTTTCAACTAAATCTACTTATTGTTGTTGTAAAGAATGACTGAAACCTCAATGTGTGCATGATCAAGAATCATGAATGCCCCGTTGTCATTTATAGAGACTAAAAACCAAAAAGGACACTATCATTGTGTAacaagcaacttgctcttcttcCATTTGAAACAACCATGTTATAAAAGCAGAAAACGTGTGCTAAATAGTTCCTGGTAGCAAGCAAGTCTAGAAAGCGCAAATAAAATATAGCTTGACATGATCGGGAAGAACACAATGGATGATGCTAGCTCTAGCCTCTAGAACACGACGGTGTCGAGCATCATTCCCAAGGTCTGAACAATGTTGGAAGACATCAAATTGGAGACATGCTCCTCAAGGTGCTTCTTAGCATCTTGCCTCCCCACGTTAGCGATTGCGAGCTTTTCTGGCGGTAACTCGTCTTCCTCCTGCACTGCCTTATTGTACTTGGTGGCTAATGATAGCATCTCCTGTAAAAGAAAGATTTAGGAATATGACTGGGGTGTGTGTATAATATAAATACCTAAATCAGCAATTGCTTTGAGATTCACACTTGCTTAAATATCTATGGTGATGGATCCAAGTATATTGATGAGCAACCTATAACTGCTAAATTTTACATGAAACATGTGTATTTCTAGTTTGCATTAAGAATCTTAACTTACTTGAACAGTCTGTTCATTAGTTTTTGAATGAGAATCAAATTGTCTGAGTGTCAAACCATCAGTCCATTTCTTCTTGTGAAGATTAAGCAGCATCTTCTCTTCGAGCTCATTCTTCCTGTAGTTAATTGCTATTGAGTAATAATGCCGATTCAAGCCATGGATCAGAGCCTGACAAGGAGAATAAgcagttaaaacttaaaaatggttaacacttaacacacagattagcAGCAGAACCTCTGCTTTGTAAGGAATTTCCAGAAGACTCACTTGGATAGACGGCTTATTAAGATGGCCAAGGTTAGAGGTTGTCTGCCGTGGTTCCTGACCCAGCATCATAGTTTGTGGATTAATCAGCCGGAAAGCATCAATCACCACCTTGCCTTTAACACTCTGTATAGGGTCCACCACCACAGCCACAGCCCTTTGATTTAAAGCCTCAAAGCTCTGTTATGAGATTCAAAATAAATGCAAGGTAATGCCATGGCTCATAATACTAAATCCAACATCTTGTTCTCTCTTATTAAAGCTCCTCATCATAATGTTAATATCAATTATATATTGTCCCAGTGGTTCATAATTTATATCAAACATTGAGATTAAAACACGAGAATTAATACTACCTAATTCAATTGCAGTTTAGATGAAATTGTTGCTTAAAGCCTTAAATTTCAGAAACTCACATGTTTCTTTTAAAAGATGCATAGTAACACACATTAGTGTGCATCTCACTTCTTGTTTGAATTTTGAACAAGGAAAAACATTCTTGCACTCATCTACAAATTGTTCATTCAGTCTCAAGTTAAAAAATGACACGATATTACTAGACATTCTACCAAAATGAATTAAAGACCAAAGAGAAGTTGAAACCTGTTGTGTATTGATGTCCACTCCGGAAAGCCAGCAACCAAATCCAGGATGTGAATGATACCAACCAACAACCATCTCAGGTCTGAAACAAGTATTCAAAGTCGTAACTaacagatgaagaataaaacagaCTTCACTCATGGCATACAAATTTAAAGACCAACTTAAAGCCTAAATATAATTTGGAAGACTAAATTGATACACATTTTAAACACTTAGAGATCAAATTGAAGTCAgaaatctttcaaaaaactAGATATTGTCTATTTCTCTACAGGACTAACATTTTCGAGGGGTTTAGACTTTAGCGCACTAATTTAACATCACTCTAATGGCAATTCCATACAAACAATCCCAGACCCAAACATACAGTCACTCCCGAAATGCTAACTAAATGACTAATCATCTATCATTGTTCTTTAAAGGAAAGGGAATGAAATGACGGACAAATTATCATGGATGAGACATATGAGTACCCTCTACCATTTCTAACCCCAATGACAAACTCACCTTAAATCTAATAGTATCCACAAAAATTCATTGCTATAATGCTATATGAATACATAATAACCAACCACATATCACTAATTCAATAATGATGAAAATTGCATtatcaaatcaaatgaaaataaaatgaaaagcaAAATTTACCTTCCAGTTTGCTTGAGCATATCAAGCATATTGGTCTGAAACACATGATCAACAGCCTCAACACTGACGCCAGTCCCACTCTGCGGCATAGCAAACACATCCACAACACGAACCGTGTACT
This portion of the Arachis duranensis cultivar V14167 chromosome 6, aradu.V14167.gnm2.J7QH, whole genome shotgun sequence genome encodes:
- the LOC107495876 gene encoding uncharacterized protein LOC107495876; this encodes MGVFYHEDPPNHHTKRCKIFAATIKEVFSFNCQNSCRKLSIASLDDEEFPAITDLEEEQQVVVMAVRRRQAMEKQKHKPGLYVTQTITTKEKKEGGNEEHDDQREEFCSVKSCFSCCSSSNAAAVSDEAFCSVKTNLSRCNSSINEAVELFPPPEYWKRSIIRELCHCEGWPFGLCRKAVLLPPLPKSPSESWLSRKIQRSSKDAT
- the LOC107495840 gene encoding succinate dehydrogenase subunit 5, mitochondrial; the encoded protein is MQKMASLRSLLRLLSSRSRCLAASTNQHHHKLPPRHLNRFLRPALFSLSPSRNPNRISQEFCAPLSMGLGSLRFYSEDVSHTPNIKDPQLHNLLKDLMAVSWSDLPDSVIEDAKAALSKDTDDKAGKDTVTNVFRAAEAVEEFGGILTTLKMELDDSVGMSGEDVKPLPEHMKNALITIFNRYSTYLDSFGPDETYLRKKVEAELGTKMIHLKMRCSGLGSEWGKVTVLGTSGLAGSYVEQRA
- the LOC107495821 gene encoding probable carboxylesterase 2, producing MESSTNSTTIAQEFPHTIRVFTDGRVERLRGTDIVPPSLYPHSVVSSKDITLDSQNNIAARLFLPPPQSTGNHKLPIVIYFHGGAFCVNSPFNAAYHNYLTALVSKANVVAVSVQYRLAPEHPLPAAYDDAWTALQWVASHGKNNGPEPWLNEHADFGRVFLAGDSAGANIVHNIVMMAGHPDMNLGIDILGACLSHPYFWGSTPIGSEALEPGQKELVDRIWPFICPSMPECDNLWVNPMAEDAPSLAWLGCRRVFVCIAEKDVLKDRGRLYYDALSRSGWTGVVEIEETQGKGHVFHIHDLECDQAKELITSMAEFFNRDAPPI
- the LOC107495822 gene encoding 26S proteasome non-ATPase regulatory subunit 14 homolog — translated: MSGMERLQRMFAGAGGALGHPPPDSPTLDSSEQVYISSLALLKMLKHGRAGVPMEVMGLMLGEFVDEYTVRVVDVFAMPQSGTGVSVEAVDHVFQTNMLDMLKQTGRPEMVVGWYHSHPGFGCWLSGVDINTQQSFEALNQRAVAVVVDPIQSVKGKVVIDAFRLINPQTMMLGQEPRQTTSNLGHLNKPSIQALIHGLNRHYYSIAINYRKNELEEKMLLNLHKKKWTDGLTLRQFDSHSKTNEQTVQEMLSLATKYNKAVQEEDELPPEKLAIANVGRQDAKKHLEEHVSNLMSSNIVQTLGMMLDTVVF